A region from the Chrysoperla carnea chromosome 4, inChrCarn1.1, whole genome shotgun sequence genome encodes:
- the LOC123298990 gene encoding uncharacterized protein LOC123298990, translated as MSLKIFTFSVIALLLNIGVFTTATNRAAEMAESTMISAAGRGAGNFFNTIIAGMAASNVASTDSIINDIDLCESQSEGVLIGEEAQMAAIAEQAAVLVSAAADRYATRIEVIIQQLSARLMGTAGSAVAVASSQIKLATGEINAITDRAVSEAQLIARSALATAERAISSAAELSVAVSQSETGAIQIITDAAAQRAKRLAEGLAGCMTVATVS; from the exons atgtctttaaaaatatttacattttctgTGATCGCATTATTATTG aaCATCGGTGTATTTACTACAGCAACAAATAGAGCTGCAGAAATGGCTGAAAGTACAATGATTTCAGCCGCAGGTCGAGGTgcgggaaatttttttaacactattATTGCGGGAATGGCCGCATCAAATGTGGCGTCAACAGATTCAATAATTAATGATATTGATTTATGTGAAAGCCAATCCGAAGGTGTTTTAATCGGGGAAGAAGCACAAATGGCAGCTATTGCAGAACAAGCAGCAGTTTTAGTTTCAGCTGCTGCTGATCGATATGCCACTCGCATTGAAGTGATTATTCAACAATTATCTGCGCGTTTAATGGGTACGGCTGGTAGTGCAGTTGCTGTAGCTAGTTCACAAATAAAATTAGCCACCGGGGAAATAAATGCTATCACTGATCGAGCAGTAAGTGAAGCACAACTAATTGCACGTTCTGCATTAGCCACTGCAGAGAGAGCAATTAGTTCAGCTGCTGAATTATCTGTGGCAGTTTCTCAATCTGAAACAGGTGCCATTCAAATTATAACTGATGCTGCTGCACAAAGGGCAAAGCGTCTTGCTGAAGGTTTAGCAGGTTGTATGACAGTTGCAACAgtatcataa
- the LOC123297988 gene encoding uncharacterized protein LOC123297988, translating into MKSLTTSIFVILTLTILGVNSSGLTNSARLSSAGLAAGSRGLSNVAQSAVAAAATSIVGTLDVAAPALASAISAACAKATADVQAAATKEKAAIDAALAAMKGGFLQIEGCIEISVNAAEAAKALTSSVKTRLVSAIDGGAEKIQGDVAAGVASLNVALQAAKEKTIADALEGAEAKRAAIQEAVQSLVMNMRREAFDGIGYNAIVADGAAINDVLASRATVMGSNLRAGRRIAGVQALPLAGLGASMGMASHAIP; encoded by the exons atgaaatcgCTTACAACaagtatttttgttattcttaCATTAACG ATATTGGGAGTTAATTCATCAGGATTAACAAACTCTGCGCGATTAAGTTCAGCAGGATTAGCCGCTGGTTCACGTGGTCTCAGCAATGTAGCCCAATCTGCTGTGGCGGCAGCAGCCACTTCAATTGTTGGTACCCTTGATGTTGCCGCACCTGCTCTTGCGAGCGCTATCAGCGCAGCTTGCGCGAAAGCTACAGCTGATGTACAAGCTGCTGCAACCAAAGAAAAAGCTGCAATTGATGCTGCATTAGCGGCAATGAAAGGtggttttttacaaattgaagGATGTATAGAAATTAGTGTAAATGCAGCTGAAGCAGCTAAAGCGTTAACATCGAGTGTTAAAACAAGATTAGTTTCTGCAATTGATGGGGGTGCAGAAAAAATTCAAGGAGATGTAGCAGCTGGCGTTGCAAGTCTAAATGTTGCCTTACAAGCAGCGAAAGAAAAAACTATTGCTGATGCACTTGAAGGTGCTGAAGCAAAACGAGCTGCTATCCAAGAAGCTGTACAATCTTTAGTAATGAATATGAGACGTGAAGCATTTGATGGTATTGGATACAACGCAATAGTTGCTGATGGTGCAGCCATAAATGATGTACTTGCTAGCCGTGCAACTGTAATGGGGAGTAACTTAAGAGCTGGTCGGAGAATAGCTGGTGTTCAAGCATTACCACTTGCAGGACTTGGTGCATCAATGGGAATGGCATCCCATGCTATACCTTaa